The following is a genomic window from Dermatophilaceae bacterium Soc4.6.
CAGGATCGAGCTCCGGGTGACGCCCTCGAGGATGGAGCCGGTGAGGGCAGGGGTGACGATGCGCCCGTCCTTGAAGACGAGGAAGAGGTTCATCCCCCCGAGCTCGTCGATGTAGGTCTGGGTCTCGGAGTCGAGGAAGACAGCCTGGTCGCAGCCGTGCTCGGCCCCCTCGAGCTGCCCGGCGAGGCTGGAGGCGTAGTTGCCACCGCACTTGGCGGCGCCCGTGCCACCGGCGCCCGCTCGCGCGTAGTCGGTCGAGATCCACAGCGACACCGGCTTGACGCCGCCCGCGAAGTAGGCGCCCGCCGGCGATGCGATGACGCAGTAGGTGACCTCGAGCGACGGACGCACCCCCAGGAAGCTCTCGGAGGCGAACATGAAGGGCCGCAGGTAGAGCGACTTCTCGCCCGTCTCGCCCGGCTCGGGGACCCACGCCTGGTCGGCGCTGACGAGGGCACGCAGCGACTCGATGAAGTCGGGCGTCGGCAGCTCGGGCAGGGTGAGCCGGCGAGCGCTGCGCTGGAAGCGCGCGGCGTTGGCCTCGGGTCGGAAGGTCCAGACCGACCCGTCGGCGTGACGGTAGGCCTTGAGGCCCTCGAAGATCTCCTGCGCGTAGTGCAGGACCGCGCAGGCGGGGTCGAGCTGCAGCGGCCCGTATGCCGTGACGGCCGGCTCCTGCCAGCCCTGGCCCTGGCGCCAGACGGCGGTGACCATGTGGTCGGTGAACGTCCTGCCGAAGCCCGGGTCAGCCAGGACGGCGTCGCGCTGCGCGTCGGGGAGCGGACGGGGGTTGGGGGTCACCTCGAAGGTGAGGGACGCCGTGGGATGCAGAGTGCTCGTCATCGAAGGACCTTCCGAAACGTGTCGTCCGAGCGGGGTCGGGTCGGACCCGGCGGCCGGACGGGTGGTGCGGCTGCCGGTCAGGCGAGCGTACTGCGTCGCGAAGGGACCGGCGGAGCGCGGGGAGCGGGGAGCGGGCTGGGCTCAGGCCAGCCGCGACGCGATGGCGTCGCCGACGGCCTGCGTGGAGCGTGGGGTCGTGCCCCGCTCGGCGAGGTCGGACTCGACCGCGGCCTCGACGCGGGCGGCGTCGTGGGTGCGGCCGAGGTGGCGCAGGAGCATGGCCACGGACAGGATCGTCGCCGTGGGGTCGGCCTTGTGCTGCCCCGCGATGTCGGGCGCCGACCCGTGCACCGGCTCGAACATGCTCGGCGCGGTGTGGTCGGGGTTGATGTTGCCGCTGGCGGCCAGCCCGATCCCGCCGACGATGGCGGCGGCGATGTCGGTGATGATGTCGCCGAAGAGGTTGTCGGTGACGATGACGTCGAAGCGACCGGGGTCGGTCGCGAGGAAGATCGTCGCGGCGTCGACGTGCAGGTAGGCCGTCTCCACCTCGGGGAACTCGGCGCCCACCTCGTCCACGGTGCGGCGCCAGAGGTGGCCGGCGTTGACCAGCACGTTGTGCTTGTGCACCAGGGTGAGGTGCTGACGGGGCCGGGCCGCGGCGCGCGCGAAGGCGTCGCGCACGACCCGCTCGACGCCGAAGCGGGTGTTGATGCTCACCTCGGTGGCGATCTCGTTCGGGGTGCCGGTGCGCACCGAGCCACCGTTACCGACGTACGGTCCCTCGGTGCCCTCGCGGACGACGACGAAGTCGATGCCCTGCGGGGCGACGCGCTCCACGGCCAGCGGGCTCTCGACCCCGGGGTAGAGCCGTGACGGACGCAGGTTGACGTAGTGCTCGAGCGCGAAGCGGATCGGCAGGAGCACCCCCCGCTCGAGCACGCCGCTGGGCACGCTCGGGTCACCGATGGCACCCAGGAGGATCGCGTCCTGCTGCCGCAGCTCGGCCAGCACGGAGTCGGGCAGGGTCTCGCCCGTGGCGTGCCAGCGGCGCGCGCCCAGGTCGTAGTCGGTGGTGGCCACGGTCAGGGCGGCGCCGGTCACGGCGTCGAGGACCTTCAGACCCTCGGCCACGACCTCGGGGCCGATGCCGTCCCCCCCGATCACCGCCAGCGACAGGTGGTCGGCCGGGTCGGCCGGGTCGGCCGGGTCGGTGGAGGCGGCGGTCTGGGACGA
Proteins encoded in this region:
- a CDS encoding 3-isopropylmalate dehydrogenase → MTASSQTAASTDPADPADPADHLSLAVIGGDGIGPEVVAEGLKVLDAVTGAALTVATTDYDLGARRWHATGETLPDSVLAELRQQDAILLGAIGDPSVPSGVLERGVLLPIRFALEHYVNLRPSRLYPGVESPLAVERVAPQGIDFVVVREGTEGPYVGNGGSVRTGTPNEIATEVSINTRFGVERVVRDAFARAAARPRQHLTLVHKHNVLVNAGHLWRRTVDEVGAEFPEVETAYLHVDAATIFLATDPGRFDVIVTDNLFGDIITDIAAAIVGGIGLAASGNINPDHTAPSMFEPVHGSAPDIAGQHKADPTATILSVAMLLRHLGRTHDAARVEAAVESDLAERGTTPRSTQAVGDAIASRLA
- a CDS encoding branched-chain amino acid aminotransferase, with amino-acid sequence MTSTLHPTASLTFEVTPNPRPLPDAQRDAVLADPGFGRTFTDHMVTAVWRQGQGWQEPAVTAYGPLQLDPACAVLHYAQEIFEGLKAYRHADGSVWTFRPEANAARFQRSARRLTLPELPTPDFIESLRALVSADQAWVPEPGETGEKSLYLRPFMFASESFLGVRPSLEVTYCVIASPAGAYFAGGVKPVSLWISTDYARAGAGGTGAAKCGGNYASSLAGQLEGAEHGCDQAVFLDSETQTYIDELGGMNLFLVFKDGRIVTPALTGSILEGVTRSSILQLAADLGLRPEERRIPIQEWKDAAASGELAEVFACGTAAVVTPVGELKWEGGSVDHRGPGHVDETALRIRSSLLDIQYGRTDDTRGWLTRLV